In Pseudomonas alcaliphila JAB1, a single window of DNA contains:
- the pssA gene encoding CDP-diacylglycerol--serine O-phosphatidyltransferase, translated as MSEGPEDQKPAGDNLESLLPIDEHIEEGQDAEGRKVRHRGIYLLPNLFTTANLFAGFYSIINAMNGNFYVAAAAVFVAMVLDGLDGRVARLTNTQSAFGAEYDSLSDMVAFGVAPALLAFEWALGSMGKVGWMVAFIYVAGAALRLARFNTQIGSVDKRYFIGLASPAAAGVVAGTVWAFSDFGIKGSNMSFAVALLVAAAGCLMVSNIKYYSFKDLDLKGRVPFVAILAVVLVFAVVFSDPPRILLLIFLAYAASGPIQYLLQLRRRKSA; from the coding sequence ATGAGTGAAGGTCCCGAGGATCAAAAGCCGGCTGGCGACAACCTGGAAAGCCTGCTGCCGATCGACGAGCACATAGAGGAAGGGCAGGACGCGGAAGGGCGCAAGGTGCGTCACCGTGGTATCTACCTGCTGCCCAATCTGTTCACCACGGCCAACCTGTTCGCCGGTTTCTATTCCATCATCAATGCGATGAACGGCAACTTCTACGTGGCCGCCGCCGCGGTATTTGTCGCCATGGTGCTCGACGGTCTGGACGGTCGCGTAGCGCGCCTGACCAATACGCAAAGTGCATTCGGTGCCGAGTACGACTCGCTTTCCGATATGGTCGCTTTCGGTGTGGCGCCGGCTCTGCTCGCATTCGAATGGGCGCTGGGCAGCATGGGCAAGGTGGGCTGGATGGTCGCCTTCATCTATGTCGCTGGCGCTGCATTGCGTCTGGCGCGCTTCAATACGCAGATCGGTAGCGTCGACAAGCGCTACTTCATCGGCCTGGCCAGTCCGGCTGCCGCAGGCGTGGTTGCCGGTACGGTGTGGGCATTCAGTGATTTCGGCATCAAGGGCTCCAACATGTCCTTCGCCGTGGCGCTGCTCGTTGCCGCCGCCGGCTGCCTGATGGTCAGCAACATCAAGTACTACAGCTTCAAGGACCTGGACTTGAAGGGGCGCGTACCCTTCGTAGCCATTCTGGCCGTGGTGCTGGTATTCGCGGTGGTGTTCAGCGACCCACCCCGTATCCTGCTGCTGATCTTCCTCGCTTATGCGGCTTCCGGTCCGATCCAGTACCTGCTGCAATTGCGTCGTCGTAAATCTGCCTGA
- the ilvC gene encoding ketol-acid reductoisomerase gives MKVYYDKDCDLSIIQGKKVAIIGYGSQGHAQACNLKDSGVDVTVGLRKGSATVAKAEAHGLKVADVASAVAAADLVMILTPDEFQGQLYKNEIEPNIKKGATLAFSHGFAIHYNQVVPRADLDVIMIAPKAPGHTVRTEFVKGGGIPDLIAVYQDASGNAKNVALSYASGVGGGRTGIIETTFKDETETDLFGEQAVLCGGTVELVKAGFETLVEAGYAPEMAYFECLHELKLIVDLMYEGGIANMNYSISNNAEYGEYVTGPEVINAESRQAMRNALKRIQDGEYAKMFISEGATGYPSMTAKRRNNAAHGIEVIGEQLRSMMPWIAANKIVDKAKN, from the coding sequence ATGAAAGTTTATTACGACAAAGATTGCGACCTCTCCATCATCCAGGGCAAGAAAGTCGCCATCATCGGTTACGGCTCCCAGGGCCACGCCCAGGCCTGCAACCTGAAAGACTCCGGCGTCGATGTCACCGTTGGCCTGCGTAAAGGCTCCGCTACCGTTGCCAAGGCTGAAGCTCACGGCCTGAAAGTTGCCGACGTGGCTTCTGCCGTCGCTGCCGCTGACCTGGTCATGATCCTGACCCCGGACGAATTCCAGGGCCAGCTGTACAAGAACGAGATCGAGCCGAACATCAAGAAGGGCGCGACCCTGGCCTTCTCCCACGGCTTCGCCATTCACTACAACCAGGTTGTGCCGCGTGCCGACCTCGACGTGATCATGATCGCGCCGAAGGCTCCGGGCCACACCGTACGTACCGAGTTCGTCAAAGGCGGCGGCATTCCTGACCTGATCGCGGTTTACCAGGACGCTTCCGGCAATGCCAAGAACGTCGCGCTGTCCTACGCTTCGGGCGTTGGCGGTGGCCGTACCGGCATCATCGAAACCACCTTCAAGGACGAGACCGAAACCGACCTGTTCGGCGAGCAGGCTGTTCTCTGCGGCGGTACCGTCGAGCTGGTCAAGGCCGGTTTCGAAACCCTGGTCGAAGCTGGCTACGCGCCGGAAATGGCCTACTTCGAGTGCCTGCACGAACTGAAACTGATCGTTGACCTCATGTACGAAGGCGGCATCGCCAACATGAACTACTCGATCTCCAACAACGCCGAGTACGGCGAGTACGTGACTGGTCCGGAAGTGATCAACGCCGAATCCCGTCAGGCCATGCGCAACGCCCTCAAGCGTATCCAGGATGGCGAGTACGCCAAGATGTTCATCAGCGAAGGCGCCACTGGCTACCCGTCGATGACTGCCAAGCGTCGTAACAACGCCGCTCATGGTATCGAAGTCATCGGTGAGCAGCTGCGCTCGATGATGCCGTGGATTGCTGCCAACAAGATCGTCGACAAGGCCAAGAACTAA
- the ilvY gene encoding HTH-type transcriptional activator IlvY, whose product MDSHSLRLFLSLADNLHFGRTSREQHVSPSALSRSIKQLEDELGAALFVRDNRSVRLTREGQQFREYASEVINGWQAIRQTFMQDQLNLHGELSLYCSVTASYSFLYDILSSFRQDYPRIEMKLHTGDPAKAVERVQQGLEDLAIGALPDSLPSGVEFQSITRSELRFIGPQTPQLLNDDQLQHPTAESWKDVPMILSEEGLARTRTDRWLKSHNIKPRIYAQVSGNEAIVSMVSLGFGIGVVPQIVLDNSPLTARIRIYDIQPPLTAYDIGLFALEKRLKDPLIAAFWNRQR is encoded by the coding sequence ATGGACAGCCATTCCCTCAGGCTTTTTCTCTCCCTGGCAGACAACCTGCACTTCGGTCGCACCAGCCGCGAGCAGCACGTCAGCCCGTCCGCGCTCAGCCGCAGCATCAAGCAGCTCGAGGACGAACTCGGCGCCGCGCTGTTCGTGCGCGACAACCGCTCGGTGCGCCTGACTCGCGAGGGCCAACAGTTTCGCGAGTACGCGAGCGAGGTCATCAATGGCTGGCAGGCCATTCGCCAGACCTTCATGCAGGACCAGTTGAATCTGCACGGCGAGCTGTCGCTGTATTGCTCGGTTACCGCAAGCTACAGCTTCCTCTATGACATCCTCAGCAGCTTTCGCCAGGACTACCCACGCATCGAAATGAAACTGCATACCGGCGATCCTGCCAAGGCCGTCGAACGGGTGCAGCAGGGACTGGAGGACCTGGCCATCGGCGCCCTCCCCGACAGCCTGCCGAGCGGAGTGGAGTTTCAGTCGATCACTCGCTCGGAATTGCGCTTTATCGGCCCGCAGACACCACAACTGCTGAACGACGATCAACTGCAGCACCCGACCGCCGAGAGCTGGAAAGACGTGCCGATGATTCTTTCGGAGGAAGGCCTGGCCCGCACGCGCACCGATCGCTGGCTGAAAAGCCATAACATCAAACCGCGCATCTATGCCCAGGTCAGCGGCAACGAAGCGATCGTCAGCATGGTCAGTCTGGGCTTCGGTATCGGGGTGGTGCCGCAGATCGTGCTGGACAACAGCCCGCTGACTGCCCGCATCCGTATCTACGATATCCAGCCACCGCTCACCGCGTACGACATTGGCCTGTTCGCACTGGAAAAGCGCCTCAAGGATCCGCTGATCGCGGCCTTCTGGAATCGTCAGCGCTGA
- the ilvN gene encoding acetolactate synthase small subunit, producing MRHIISLLLENEPGALSRVVGLFSQRNYNIESLTVAPTEDPTLSRLTLTTVGQDEVIEQITKNLNKLVEVVKLVNLSESAHIERELMLVKIKATGAQRAEVKRTTDIFRGQIVDVTSSVYTVQLTGTSDKLDSFIQAVGTASILETVRSGVTGIARGDKVLSI from the coding sequence ATGCGACATATCATTTCCCTGCTGCTGGAAAACGAGCCGGGCGCACTGTCGCGCGTGGTTGGTCTGTTCTCCCAGCGTAACTACAACATCGAAAGCCTCACCGTTGCGCCAACCGAGGATCCGACGCTGTCGCGTCTGACCCTCACCACCGTTGGTCAGGATGAGGTGATCGAGCAGATCACCAAGAACCTCAACAAGCTGGTCGAGGTGGTCAAGCTGGTCAATCTGTCGGAAAGCGCCCACATCGAGCGCGAGCTGATGTTGGTGAAGATCAAGGCCACCGGCGCCCAGCGTGCCGAGGTCAAGCGTACTACCGACATCTTCCGCGGCCAGATCGTGGATGTGACCAGCAGCGTCTACACCGTGCAGCTGACCGGTACCAGCGACAAACTGGACAGCTTCATTCAGGCTGTCGGTACTGCATCGATCCTGGAAACGGTGCGCAGTGGTGTCACCGGTATCGCTCGCGGCGACAAGGTACTGAGTATCTGA